A segment of the Branchiostoma floridae strain S238N-H82 chromosome 10, Bfl_VNyyK, whole genome shotgun sequence genome:
AGGTACGTGGCAGCAAGGGTCTTGAATATACAAACACGTGTATTCGGCAACTTACTTGACGAGCTCTCACGTACCTTTTGAAAGGTAAACTTGGATTTGTCTGCCTCCATGCGTAGGTTGACGTTTTCAACCTGAAATCTGTCTGTCAgttgctgaaaaacaaaatgacatttgCACTGCGTCACAGCCCGCTTGtctttccatataagggcaaaaACGACATCGCTTCTTCAGACTAATCTTGgtatcattttgtgttattCATGCAGATCTCTGAGATTTGGGATTTTCCAACATTGTTTTGCATCATAACACAAAAATTCATGTAATATACAGTTTGGAGAAGGTGGAAGATTCGAAATCGTCAATAGtagaatttgcataatcaatgtaaaagtGTCATACTTAGTCTAAGTACATGTGGTAAcagattggattgtcaacattgtgacctgtattAGTTAGTCAAAGGTGCACATAAAAACATTTATCATGCAGATGTGGAAATCATTTGGCTAAACAGAATCTTTTATAAAGATAAGAGATTTCAGAACTCACTTGTTCTTTGCCCTTTTTGAAATAAATTATCCATTCGTTTTACGTTTTCAACGTTAATTTATTTAATTCAAATTCATATAGTATCAATTGAAATTGCACACATGTATGATTGTCCTTACGACCATTCTGAAATATACATAATAGCCTCTTGTCTTTCCTTTATGCGATTAACGGTATTTTCCATTGTGAAATCATTTAGGAAACATCTCAACTGTCTGGCACTGTAGACGCCttgaaacgcaacatggatgacataTCCGACACTTTggacgacctgaaacgcaacatggatgacatgtccGACCTGAAACGGAATTTGGATATCGAGAGAAACCGATCTGCAGCCTTAGAGGCATGTCTTCGGGGGCCAAGTGAGACTTTACTTATTGAGATCAACTAGAGTCCATTcgaagacaccatgcggatgtttgttgccattgtttagaattgattttaaagttttataattatatgtctaggacatttgatacttcagaaatattcttaacactgtttcaactttataaatatttccctggtcccgtaaaactttggaaatattcatggtgtggaattggatacttctaatggtttctaaataatgataacagcattctaacattatttaccattttctaccgttttttgtaaatggttcggtgggctgggaagatagcaattcacacatccttgcaaagtatggttgggtgccatgcaacaatggcccaccacaaaggacccaccagtgcccagcagtgaaatctaaaaatatactgatgcaacaatagggcttacttttatgggggcaataaactaattttaccatttggcaaggtttaccattttttgtaaatatttgtaaatgtgaaataatcacagagaggtttcacaattattctaaataaagatatttttgtacagttactttcaaaatgtttctaaaatattcaaagaaattcaaataaatgagtattttcttagtcaattttttgaaaataattcaattattgtggctcattttatcttttattcaaaataaatcagactaattataaatatcgcctaaaaaccctcatggtgtcttggaatggactctagtcgaTTAACCAGCTTCTTTTATCCATTATAACTAACCCTTGTAAGTGGCAATATATTTAAAACTACGCTTATGTATCCAATACGCTACTGTTATACTTCAGTCCAATTTTATTTTGACAATTGGGATTCGGTTTTATTTTCGGCGTTCTGTTGTGACGACCGATATCCCAGGTGCGGGGTCACTGAACTCTAGTTCAGGTCGGTCGTCTTGGACCTACCTCTTAATCAAATTATATCTGCAGCCAATCAGTAAagaggaaagtttttttttttcgttttgctctgtctttgttttgtcttcaaGTGGAACATAAGACTTAGTCTCATAGTCCACCAGTTTTTGCTTATGATAAGGCCTCGCTtgtgatttcattatatggatgacatccacactcGCATTAATTTCTAGCTGTTTCCAATGTTaacaaataaaagtttttttccagATTCGGacgtttttttaaatcaaaaacaacaacaacaatagtacatttgtcaggTACTtagactagtgtttgtacagtcgagtactattgcacatggcacaaaaattaaagtttgtagCCTTTCACCTTTGTTTtaaactgtgtgtgtgtttatattgTCGGACCTTTGTAGTCAGCAAAACCCAAGATTCCcttgatggattacgatgatatctagtatgtatgtgggtaggtgttgggaaggcgaagttcaaggtcaattttgggctccCTTGTATGTAACCTTAGCACTGCAGGAGAACTTCCACTTTTGAtaaaaatcttttgacctggacgtgctatATATGGTGTTGATTTTTTGGTGACAGCTTGTGATGTAGGAAAGAAACTACGTTTGTTTCCGGTcacctagcagcttgctctggaactgcacggtcgtttttgtcaaaatcgttcatggagcataacggaacattgGACTGACGGATTTCCTTTGGCAGagatttacataataaagtTCAAATTACGCAAATtaggcttaatttgcatatctaacgttgatgtacatatgttttgcaTCATCGGCATATTTTAAGGAGATATGAGGTCTTATAATAACATGTTATTATTGTAATCGATCATCATTTTCCAATACCCACAGTATCGGCTGGAGACGTTCGACTGGTTGGTGGATCTGGTGACCACGAGGGAAGGGTAGACATTTTCCACGACGGGCAATGGGGGACGGTTTGTGACGATGACTGGGACCTAACCGACGCTCATGTGGTGTGCCGTCAGCTCGGGTACGGTAGCGCCCGTGAGAGTCGACCAAAAGCAGCATTTGGACGAGGATCAGGTTCGATCTGGATGGACGACGTGATCTGCAGGGGAAATGAAAAACGTCTGAAGGACTGTGGCCACAGTGGATGGGGCAGGGAAAACTGCAACCACAGTGAGGATGCTGGTGTTGTCTGCAATCGTAAGTAGAAACATTGCTGCTAGCTAGCTTTTGTTACTCTTTAATCTGTTTTTTACCCAAGACAATATCGTATGCGCAAAAAGAAATAGTTTTGATGGTAAAAATACGTATAATGATCTCATATTCGTCCCGTATGTAAAGGTCCCTTTATATTTTAGTTTTTTTCCGAAACGAGATTTTTTGTGCTATTATTGCAGCAATGTTGACGTATTTATATTCTTTAAGAGAACACCACTTACCCTGTCAGGCCGTTTAGGtgttttatgcaaatgtaccatttaaaaaaaatgacttccACTGATACATGTAAAGTCGAAAGCTTTTTTTTAGATTctacatatcatcatcattttttctttacaaagAGACCAACAATTGACGTTATTTTAACTTCATTCATTTTTTCTCAGGACACAGGTGTTAAGTGGTTACTGGGTGAGCACTCATCAGTACTGCACGACAATTCTGCGTCAAAAGGTGATGCAACTCGTCAAACCACTGATAATACCAACTCAAGAACTGGAGTGAAGCCGACGGGCCAAATAGCAAGTTGTTTTCTCGATGTTATTAAACCTTGTTGAGTAGAGAATCTAAGTGTATGACAATTCATTAGTAGATTGCACTATTTTGCTCACTTTAAAGCCTTTTTTTGGGTGAAAGATCATGAATACCTTTCTGTTCCCAATACAAAATGTCTTATACCTAGAATGAGATTCTTGTTCTAAGATTGTGGTATAGTACCAGGAATATCTTTCTGTCATCAAGAGTAAATCCATTACCAACACAATGAGATTCTTGTACTAAGAGTGAGGTTCTTGCACCAGGAATATCTTTCCATACCCAAGACTAAAATTATTATACCTAGACTAGTGTGTATTCTTCTACTTAGATTTAGTATACCAAGCATATATTTCTGTTGTCAAGATTGAATTTTTGACACCTAGAATGATTTTCTTGTACCAAGATCGAGCTTATTTTACCATATATATCTTTCTATCCTGAAGACTGCATTTCTTGTATCAGAAATAATGGTATTGCACAAAGATGTAGAGGTTATTGTACCTGGAATACCATTGTGTCCTCAAGACTGAATTTCTTAAGCCTGCGATGATATTCCTGTGTGTAGATTAAGGCTCTTGCAATATGAAGTCCTTTTTGGTACAGTCAAGTAACAAAGACACATATTCTTGTGACTTCAGAAACATCACCAAGAAAACAAGAATAATCTTTCGTAAACTTTCTGTATAAGGAAATCTTAGTAACTTAGGAATTTTATGCCAATTAACTTGTTTTAGAATTGCTTAGGAATTTAGAAATTTTATGCCAGTTATAACCTGTTTTAGAATTTCTTGATTTTATTGGTCAAGTATTTGGTCAAGAATTAAAGAAGCAAATTTTTGCATTGTTGTAACTGTACTAATTAAAGAAAGCAATAACCACATTTCTCAGACTTTCTACATAAAGATAGCAAGAAGACTTGAAAACATTGTTGCAATCAAATGTTGAGGACAAAATGATGCATTGTAGGGAAAAATAGAGTAGATTCTGCAAAATTTAAGGGCTTCATTTGACCACACAAAAGAGAATATTCTGTAAAGACTAAAACATAAATTTTTACTTAATTCTTTCAGAACATCCTCGTCCATGAGCAATATGCAAGAAATAATTTTTCACTTGAAaataagttaaagttaaacccttcccgcgccaagggcagtgcccatttctggcgcatagggcggtgcccatctctgtttcgttagccctgggccacacacaacgcaatcactacagcagggggctagtccactggtagtggtgtgtgttcaacttccatactctttcccgaatgctgagtgctaagcagagaaagcagcatgtaccatttttatagtctttggtatgactcggccgggatcgaactcacgaccttccgaatgcaaggcgaacactctacccactaggccattgcaccggctacaCTTGAAaataagacaagaaaaaaactctACGTGCAAAAATCAACATGCAAAGGTTTTACTTGCAGAAGGTTTCTTAGTTTCCTTTATACCAAAAAACATTCCATAAGAAAAGAATTGTAGCTTGTTCAATTGATACATTTTCAGGTTTATATTCCTGTTGTCTATGTTATTCAACAACGACGATGACTATGATGGACTCTAATTGCAACCATGCATTTAGCCAATGTTGAAGCCAATAAAGAGTTTGTGTATGTACTACTCTGTCATCACTGTGTGAAATGAAATATCACATTCAGGCCTCCATTCTGaaacttttgaaatgattttgtatCGTAACCATAACTGTAACTTGTATCAATATACAAAAGAATCGTAATTTTACCCTCCAACTATCTATAAGAATAGAAATCCTAATAGGACATCATCAGATGTGATAACCAAATTTGAATAATTTTCTATGGGACCAAAGTACATGAATCAAATATTTGTGCCAAGTGTGAATTAGACTACAAACATAATCATGGAGTTAAACAATATCAGAATATGCTTCTCACAGGCATCTAGAAATCGATTATTGGCGGTGATATAGCTTAACTGGAAATTATATATTTCACAATTATAAACGTTTCACAAGTGGTCATCAGAATAGCATCCTCAATGATGCACTGGTATGCAAATGAtggactgatttgcataaccTATGACTAGGAGTGTTCATTTTTCACAACGGTCACACTTCACACGATATGGTGTAAATTTTGTGAAGTTAACAGCACTCTGTCCATCTTCAATGACAAGCCAATCGTTTGCTGCAATGGCCGTTGACAATTTCATGGTATTAATCAAAGAGAAATTTTACACTTGGACAACTCTTCTTTTTACCCTCTTCTTTGCGGGCTGCATCAAGAGTTCGAGGTCGGACAGGAAGTCTTCCCGGAGCTGTCGGAACAGCGCCTCCTGGCGGAGCCAGCAGACAGTGAACATCAGTGCGAGACCAAAGATGGTCTCTCCGAGGACGGTGATTGATGGGCCAAACTTGTTGATGACGTCGACTGTAGCGGAGTTCTTGGCGTCCATGCCGATCAACTTTCCACGGAAGCCTGGCAGGTCGTCAAGCCAAACGAGTGGCCAGATCAGGACCAAAAGCGCGAGACAAACTGTGGTGATGATCATAGCTGCGCGTTGTTTCTCCTTTGGCCCTTCCTCTCTTCGTCGCTCAATCCTGTATGAAATAGGCCAATAAATAGTTTGGCTGTATGATTTTGAGGTTTCACTGAACGTTTTTCAGAAATATGGATAATGAGTAAATGACATAAAGTGAGGACAGATATTTTGACAGTCCCCAATCGAAGATTGATAAATAATGATAGAGTGATAATGCCATGACTTGTTGTTGCTTGGACCAAATCCATCTCTATCATCGGTTGACATGGGTCAGTGGATGCTTTCAAGATGGCTGACACATGACGTCATAGGTCAGCATGGCGGCGTGCATTGGCCTATGGGTAAAACggaatattttttttgcttgtcatTATGCTGCAGTCTGCAGCTGCAAGGAGCAACAGAGAATATGTGACAGGTAAACTTCAAAGTACCTTTCTCGGAGGTGATCGAGCCTCTCAGCCATGTCGTGGGCATATGTCTGGCGGCCTGTCAGTTCCTCGGTTCCTGACGAGGAACTTTCCAGGATGTTGGGAGTCCTGCGGTCAATGGGGACGCCATGTTCCTCTTCATACCTTAGGTTCCATAAAAGCAAACGAAATTTTAATTGTAGGAAAGAGGTTTATCTCAAGTACTTCGATGGGAAAATTTCAGTTTCAATTTTACGGCTGTTTCACTGTTTGTGACTCTTTTATACCTGAACAAAACTATTAGATACAAAAATTCAGCATAACGTTTTGAAGTTTTTGGCGACGGTCAAGGGTGGAGGCCATAATTTTGATCCCTTTGAAAATAGTTGATGGACATGTCTTCTTCAGAGATAATATTAGTAATACGTTGAAACTATGTCTTTAACTTAGTAGTTTACACATATGGAACTAATAAACTATTGCCATTTGGCAAATTTCCCACCTCCTTCCGTTTATGTTGATATTTTCTCAGCATTTTGCAACCCCCTTACCTACGGATCTTCTCCACCAAGTCAGTCCTCTTAATAGAGTAGAAAAGGATACCAAGACGACTCAGGTTGTCTTCGTTGATCTTGTCCGTCTTGATCAGCCATTCTATGAAGTCACGGTTGTTCTTCATCCTCTCAGACGTGCCTGCCGGAACTTTGCTCAGTCGCTTCATTCGGTCAACCTCGTCGGGGTTTAGCCGGTTGGCTAGTTTCTCCAAGAAGCGTTGGTACTGGTCGATTTCTGGGCAGTCGCGGATCTTGTAAGTAGAGTTGTGaccggtaggtgtcgctgtaGCACGGGTATCAGCGGGCAGCGGCGGCTGTTGAGAACCGAAGGCAACCTTTGGGCTTGAAGACTCGCCAAACAGGGATACTGACGAACTGTATCCAGATGATCCTGTTTATAGAaaggaaatatgaaaaaaaaaatgatttgggCCCCCTTGTCAGCTTgctatggaactgcagggacacaGGCCTGATACGTGTTCTATCAGTTATTTTTTGCAGTGCTGGATTCCCTTTTAGCAATTATCAATCTTCAGCCGTCGAGTGATATGACCCGCGGTAGGGAAGGTTCCTCAGTAATACCGAATGAACCATATTATATTTATATCTAAATCTAGTTCGCAAACCTTTTTGTTTGAAGTAACCAACGTACCTAAAAGACTTGGTGACCCCGACCAAGACCGTTCGTCAGTGTTTGTTGTCGTCGATAGAGGGCGCACCTGGCCGGGTATCTCGGCCATCCACGGCTGATGTATCCCCTGGTAAGACGGGTGCCTCCGCAAGGGGGCGCTAACGGACCGGGGAACAGCAGGCGGCACGGATGTTTAATTTCCCTGTTGCTGTGCCATAGTCTATACATGAGTAAAGGGAGAAAAATGATCTAGAATATTGTTACCTTGATTGTATTTCAACAAGACAAACATCACAACAGAATCACTCTGACAGAGAAGTTAGCTCAAGTTGTGGATTTTTCTGGTCTACCGTAAATTTGATGTTTGaaggaaatactgtacatgtgtgtcgaAATAAAACAGttcagccctccccccccccccccaaacacctGCTTACGTCAAGCCGTTACATCATATCGGACTTCGCACTTTGAACTTTACATGCATGTGCGCCAATGTTTTAACTTAAAGTCTATAAATAGATACGAGGTGTCAAGGTACTTCCCGCTGTTATGTCATTGTGCAAATATGGTTTGTTTTGGTCTTGCTCTTTCCCGACTCAACTAAATGTTATGAAACTCCTGATTGTTGTGTCTCGATCTTGACCAATATAAAATTACAAACAAGTATACAATAAAGTCCTACCGCAAGCCCTGGGGCGGAATCGTGTACGGCATTAATGATTAAATGTCGTGTACCTAAAGTTTACAGTTCGTGTTTTATATCTAGATTTTAAAGTGGTATGAATTGAAAAAATAACATTGTAATACTTTGAACCACGTCCTTCATTATTAAGTTTTTAAGCTGGAGATTCGGTAGAGGAACAAACACGACTTAACTAGTTTGACTTTCAACTTCGTAATTGTTTTTGCATAGGAAGAACCAAGTAGCAAGGAAGTACCTTAAAGTAGTAATAACATTTGTACATTAGTAGTACATGTAAGGTATAAGCGAGCGCAACAGGAGCGTAAGACAAGTGGGTTGCTTTTACCTTTCCTTTTTAACGTGCACAGCTCTCCAAGACTGACAAGGAAGTACTAAGCCGTAAAAtaagtaatacatgtaagttataagCTTAGCTTGCGCAACTGGAACGTACAGACAAGTGCATTGCTTTTACCTTTTCTTTTCACAGCTCTCGAAGATTGACTTGTCACAAAGGTGTCTAAGCAGATACACGGTTTAGGATGTCGCCCGGTAGCGATTTAGCGAGCCGGCTGACACAGTAAGGCTTCTGTGTTTAGGTCCAGTCACGAGATATGTGACCAGGGGTGTTCCCCGCACAGTGACGTCACACTGCCCATTCGCCGTCAAGGAGGCATGTCGGGAGATGCCAAGTCAGAACTGCTAGGGTTTGTACCAAAACAATCTACCTTTACGCCACACCAACACCACTGTTGTGTCAAAAATTAAGAATGAAGACGacacaaagtcatgtacttTAATTCTTATATTTGATGTAAGCATTGTGCTCACATTTATCGACATAGCAAATAATAAACTTCTCATTTACTAATGGGTAAATCAGAAATCTTCACCCAAACTAATGGCAAAGCGTGATGCCTTTTGGTAGCTGATAGTACGTATTGCATTTTGGCTAGAGTATTTAACCAAGCACACAAAGTCTTTCCTAcccttctcgataagtgtgttgggttctttgacCTGTAATTTAGGTTTGGCAGATGTATACAAGACTTATACCTAAAGTTCTCGCATAgccttaggtcccaattcccaacctgGGTTCTGGCCGGGTTgctttttgaaatgaaaaaaaaatgatataaaaggtaacaaaagacacagaacgtgaaaaaaatattaaaataatTAATTAATGTATATTTCTTGAGAAGCACTTTTTTTAATGCTTTGATCCTGAAAACATCCCGGCCAGCGCCCGGTTTGGAAACGGGACCTGGGCCATTCACGGGGTTGTTGTTTATTAATTATAAGTGATTAGACACAACttataaataaatcaataaaccaAACCTACCAATTTTACACAAGTTAGAATATAACCAGATACATAGTAATGTATAAAATAGCCACATTCAGTGAAATCATAAAACCTGAACATATGTGGAAACATACAtcaattattacaaaataaataaatcagatGAAATCACATAAAACAAGGAATTGTTGTTGAATTTAAAATTAGGTCAACTAAAAGTTATACATGCCAACATGAAGTAAATAACGAGGGCAAATGTTAAGTAGACAAGGACGACAGAAAAGGTGGTCGGTCATTGATATGTTTATGTCTTATAGATGATAGTTTTGTGTATAGTGAATTATGTGTATCCGAAcatttgagacaaaaaatttGTCTTCAATTAACTCGGGACTAACCCTCTTTTTGCTAGGAATTTTGTTGAATCTCTTGAGTTCTATACTTAATTTCAGTCAATTGTGAGTTTTGTGATTGTCCAATGTTTGTCAAGGCTCTTATGCTTTCACTTGAattgtgatataaccagcttcTGCCACaatgctagcctgattaaaatcgcgctcctagcggccggccctacaattgctgCCCCCCTAGGGGAGGGGGttattaaccccagccagcaagagattgtgtaaacacaggctaccacAATTCaagcctgcaaagctggtgtgtaacgccaaagggcggttctCCCGATGCAGATATATACATATTGAAGTTCCTCaatattgtttgaaatatgtgtaaaatatggGGCAATTGTATGCCTTTAGCAAAAAGAATAGCTTTTTTTGCATCAGACTTGTATCATTGTGAAGccccaaggccatgttgatttgattatatggatgacatcctctggagaccccaaactGATGCGGGCGTGCGAATAAAACAAAActgccttcatcatgaaatctaagtgattGTTAACGTTGAATAAATTACTGAACATACAGAATATCATGGTattaccaaacaatagattattAATTTTTGTACTTTAGCATCTTTGTTTTTTCCCATCTTTTTTTATCTTGACGTAGGCATTCTATCTTTTTTTACCTTGATGTTGGCTATCTATGACATTAGTAACgttttctgatattatttttgcaAGCTACAGcatctttttcttcatttttaagCTGTTTTGTACAATGAACAGTATGGGTTAAATTTTTTTGGTAACAGTCGAAAATTGACGagcgtagatgtcatccatacaattaagTCATCGTGGCCTAGTAGATGTAATCCACAGTGACTTATTTCTTTGCTGTTTACTCAAAGTCAAACTGCAGACCTGTTCCCTCTAGTCTCTCCCTGTACTTGGCATCATAGGCCTTGCTTTGAGACTCTGTAAATTGCTTCTTCCAGTCACCAATGACACCTACAGAAAAAGGTTTATACAAGGTGCATGACTCAAATTTTAAGGCACAATTATAAAGTATAAAGCTTCATATCAATGTACAACAAAACTCAAATCATTTCATAGCATGCCACTTGCCTACTTTGCTTACATGGGAAAAACCATGGTAAACTCTATGCAGGTCACAGCAACAGAAAAAGCCGCCTTTGACCCATGGGTAAATTACTGTTTGCAAGGTTaataaaacaatcaatcaaacaaaatgaaatgtttagaaTAAACGGGGATGCTTGCCAGAATATTTTACAGAGTAGCAATTAGAGAAGAATGCACATGCATAGAAAAAGGTGTGAAATGCAGCTGTAATGCTCAAGATTTTAATGATGATGTAGGATAGCATTGGTGCCAACTTCCATGGTAACTTCTCAGTTATTATAAACTATCAACCCAGCAAAGTCTGGCATGAATAGAGTATTGCAGTATTGGTGATGGCTTAAGGTAGCATTAGCCATAAAATATCTATATCAGTCCAGCATCAATGCAGCACCAATCCAGCAttacacaccacttttgcaagGGCTGAGACAAGACTTACCTTTCCTGCCTATGATGCGTTGTATCTTGTTCCGCGAATCAGCCCAAGCAGTTGTCAGACTGGCGAAGGTACAGGACTCAGCGATACTTGCAgtggtgacgtcatccaaactgaTGCCCAAGAATTCCTTTGTCTTTGTGATGGCTTTTAGCAAGTCCTGCAAGTAGTAGACAAAATTAATTGTATTATACTCCGCTGGCTGAGACACAAAcacaatattctttttttccccACTTCCCGTTTTTCTTTGCTACAAAGTGGtcctaaggcctacgtcactgGGGTATATATGCATATGCACCTACaatgcgaagctggtgtgttacaccaaaggttacatagatgcagatacagatacagatacatacatcacatttccaaaccggctGGGTAGCTTCCggaaaagtatgacataaaggAAACAAAACCACACAAGATGTTAGACTgccttgcagtcttcgaacggggctgttttttatgggggggggggggtcgtttgTTAGCGAGTtccgctatcacggcaaactcactttaacagcaaactcccttccttggcaaactccttttcccggcacaagagaacccagccaacgttgaaactcgcgaaccaacgcccccccccccaaaaaaccagccccgttNNNNNNNNNNNNNNNNNNNNNNNNNNNNNNNNNNNNNNNNNNNNNNNNNNNNNNNNNNNNNNNNNNNNNNNNNNNNNNNNNNNNNNNNNNNNNNNNNNNNNNNNNNNNNNNNNNNNNNNNNNNNNNNNNNNNNNNNNNNNNNNNNNNNNNNNNNNNNNNNNNNNNNNNNNNNNNNNNNNNNNNNNNNNNNNNNNNNNNNNNNNNNNNNNNNNNNNNNNNNNNNNNNNNNNNNNNNNNNNNNNNNNNNNNNNNNNNNNNNNNNNNNNNNNNNNNNNNNNNNNNNNNNNNNNNNNNNNNNNNNNNNNNNNNNNNNNNNNNNNNNNNNNNNNNNNNNNNNNNNNNNNNNNNNNNNNNNNNNNNNNNNNNNNNNNNNNNNNNNNNNNNNNNNNNNNNNNNNNNNNNNNNNNNNNNCTGCAGCATAatgacaagcaaaaaaaatattccGTTTTACCCATAGGCCAATGCACGCCGCCATGCTGACCTATGACGTCATGTGTCAGCCATCTTGAAAGCATCCACTGACCCATGTCAACCGATGATAGAGATGGATTTGGTCCAAGCAACAACAAGTCATGGCATTATCACTCTATCATTATTTATCAATCTTCGATTGGGGACTGTCAAAATATCTGTCCTCACTTTATGTCATTTACTCATTATCCATATTTCTGAAAAACGTTCAGTGAAACCTCAAAATCATACAGCCAAACTATTTATTGGCCTATTTCATACAGGATTGAGCGAcgaagagcccccccccccataaaaaccagccccgttcgaagactgcaagggagtctgacaagatgtaaagaaaatagttgtgtacatcatttgtgtatattctatgtatacattttggGTGGTCCGGTTTGGAAATTTTAGCGTAATAAGGGCTCACGATTCATCTTTAAGAATAGGTGCAACTAAAATCTTAGTTGCACAGAAAATATAGTTATTTAAAATTTCGAATGTGGCacatatcaaattgaatgtaaaacaAAGCATCAACTGTCTTTTCTGATACTTATTTTATATTCTGTATGGGAAAAATAAGATATTTGGGTGGACTGGTGCACCCACAGTAAAAAAATCAGGTGCATAGCACCAAATTTCGGGTTCACAAAGGTGTATAATTATGCACCCATTATTTTGAGCCATGCTATTTTAGTATTTCTGTAACATTGTTTAGGAAACCAACCTTCCTCATATCTTCATATTTCAGAAACAGGAAATGGGGGTCCTCCTGCATCTTCCACCAACCAAGCACATGGTCATAGAAGTCACCAAAAACAACTGGA
Coding sequences within it:
- the LOC118423885 gene encoding uncharacterized protein LOC118423885, with amino-acid sequence MAEIPGQVRPLSTTTNTDERSWSGSPSLLGSSGYSSSVSLFGESSSPKVAFGSQQPPLPADTRATATPTGHNSTYKIRDCPEIDQYQRFLEKLANRLNPDEVDRMKRLSKVPAGTSERMKNNRDFIEWLIKTDKINEDNLSRLGILFYSIKRTDLVEKIRRYEEEHGVPIDRRTPNILESSSSGTEELTGRQTYAHDMAERLDHLRERIERRREEGPKEKQRAAMIITTVCLALLVLIWPLVWLDDLPGFRGKLIGMDAKNSATVDVINKFGPSITVLGETIFGLALMFTVCWLRQEALFRQLREDFLSDLELLMQPAKKRVKRRVVQV